The Xiphophorus maculatus strain JP 163 A chromosome 23, X_maculatus-5.0-male, whole genome shotgun sequence genome contains a region encoding:
- the med7 gene encoding mediator of RNA polymerase II transcription subunit 7 produces MGEPQQVSALPPPPTQYIKEYTDENIRKGLAPKPPPPIRDHYMMFGNQFQCDDLIIRPLESQGIERLHPMQFDHKRELKKLNMSILVNFLDLLDILIKSPGSIKREEKLEDIKLLFVHMHHLINEYRPHQARETLRVMMEVQKRQRLETAERFQKHLERVVEMIQGCLASLPDDLPQSEGLDVSCGGTKSSSAGPSFGCSSGQAPMLKSEPMDVEETGSSCMAAGMLDKNTTSLKRDKTWDKDAAMCSIIDEIA; encoded by the coding sequence ATGGGTGAACCGCAGCAGGTCAGCGCCCTGCCTCCGCCGCCGACGCAGTACATCAAAGAGTACACAGATGAAAACATCCGCAAAGGCCTGGCCCCCAAGCCACCGCCGCCCATCAGAGACCATTACATGATGTTTGGCAACCAGTTCCAGTGCGACGACCTCATCATCCGTCCCCTGGAGAGCCAGGGCATCGAGAGGCTTCACCCTATGCAGTTTGACCACAAGCGGGAGCTCAAGAAGCTGAACATGTCCATTCTTGTGAACTTCCTGGACTTGCTGGACATCCTCATAAAAAGCCCGGGCAGCATAAAGCGGGAGGAGAAGCTGGAAGACATAAAGCTTCTGTTTGTCCATATGCACCACCTGATTAACGAGTACCGGCCCCACCAAGCCAGGGAGACGCTAAGGGTGATGATGGAGGTGCAGAAGAGGCAGAGGCTGGAGACGGCCGAAAGGTTCCAGAAACATCTGGAAAGAGTGGTGGAGATGATCCAGGGGTGCCTCGCCTCCCTACCTGACGACTTGCCCCAGTCGGAGGGTCTGGATGTCTCTTGTGGCGGGACTAAGAGTTCGTCTGCGGGGCCCAGTTTTGGTTGTTCTTCTGGACAGGCCCCCATGCTGAAAAGCGAACCAATGGACGTGGAGGAAACGGGTTCCAGCTGCATGGCAGCCGGCATGCTGGACAAAAACACTACTAGTTTAAAAAGGGACAAAACATGGGACAAGGACGCCGCCATGTGTAGTATAATCGATGAAATAGCTTAA
- the itk gene encoding tyrosine-protein kinase ITK/TSK, with amino-acid sequence MFPRVILKGTMIKKSQQKKRTSPSNYKERFFVLDTQDLKYSERRPGKKPMLKGCIELSRIKCVEIVLSDAPIPCNYKYPFQVFHDNYYLYIFAPDNDCRQRWVRALKEETKHNSLVPKFHPNFWMEGKWRCCQQNEKLASGCQLYDPEGYASKKPLPQLPDPEMGLNDSGDQMVIALQDYAPQRDDDLPLQKDQEYRLINSSHSDWWTVQDDRGNAGFVPSTFVAEKNGKNFERFEWYNKHISRWEAEELLLKEGKEGAFMVRDSRQVGVYTVSVFTKAPGSNGEKNPRVKHYQIRRTDTEKKAFYLAEKYLFSTIPELINYHQHNAAGLITRLRHAVSKGEHSSQETAGHLTDQWEIDPEELNLGQEIGSGQFGLVLEGKWKDRKVAVKMVREDCMTDEDFKEEAKVMMRLSHCKLVQLYGVCTQRSPMCLVFEYMESGCLSAYLREKKGRLSQDLMLGMCLDVSEGMAYLESSNFIHRDLAARNCLVTKNNEVKVSDFGMTRFVLDDQYTSSQGSKFPVKWSAPEVIKYSKFSSKSDIWSFGVLMWEIYNEGRLPYENRTNAEVVESLNAGLRLLKPRLAPNAVYSLMEWCWKEKPEDRPSFAVLLHELAALSDL; translated from the exons ATGTTCCCCAGGGTGATTTTGAAGGGAACTATGAttaaaaaatctcaacaaaagaaaagaacgTCACCGAGTAACTACAAAGAGAGGTTCTTTGTGCTAGATACTCAAGACCTGAAGTATTCTGAACGTCGTCCCGGG aaaaaacCCATGCTGAAAGGTTGCATCGAACTGTCCAGGATTAAGTGTGTGGAGATCGTGTTGAGTGACGCCCCTATACCATGCAATTACAAGTACCCCTTTCAG GTTTTTCATGACAATTATTACCTCTACATATTTGCGCCAGACAACGACTGCCGTCAGCGATGGGTCCGAGCTCTTAAAGAGG AGACGAAACACAACAGCTTGGTTCCAAAGTTCCACCCAAACTTCTGGATGGAAGGAAAATGGAGGTGCTGCcaacaaaatgagaaactgGCGTCGGGCTGTCAACTCTACGACCCTGAGGGTTACG CTTCTAAAAAGCCTCTTCCTCAGCTACCGGATCCAGAG ATGGGGCTGAATGATTCAGGAGATCAGATGGTCATCGCTCTGCAAGACTACGCACCGCAGAGAGACGATGATTTGCCTCTTCAGAAAGACCAGGAGTATCGGCTGATCAACAGCTCCCACTCAGACTGGTGGACTGTGCAGGATGACAGGGG AAACGCGGGGTTTGTGCCAAGCACGTTTGTAGCTGAGAAAAACGGCAAGAACTTTGAGCGATTTGA ATGGTACAATAAACACATCAGCAGATGGGAGGCAGAGGAATTGCTGTTGAAAGAG GGAAAAGAAGGCGCGTTCATGGTGCGTGACTCAAGACAGGTGGGGGTCTACACGGTGTCAGTTTTCACAAAAGCTCCTGG GTCTAATGGAGAGAAGAACCCCAGAGTGAAACATTACCAAATAAGACGGACAGACACGGAGAAGAAAGCGTTTTACTTGGCAGAGAAGTACCTGTTCAGCACCATTCCTGAGCTGATCAATTACCACCAACACAATGCTGCTG GTCTGATAACAAGACTGAGACACGCCGTCTCTAAAGGAGAGCACAGCTCACAGGAAACTGCTGGCCACTTAACAG ATCAATGGGAGATAGACCCGGAGGAGCTGAACCTGGGTCAGGAGATCGGCAGTGGCCAGTTTGGACTGGTGTTGGAGGGGAAATGGAAGGACAGGAAAGTGGCGGTGAAGATGGTTAGAGAGGACTGCATGACTGACGAGGACTTTAAAGAAGAGGCAAAGGTTATGAT GAGGTTGTCTCACTGTAAGCTCGTGCAGCTGTACGGCGTGTGCACCCAACGCTCCCCCATGTGTCTGGTGTTCGAATACATGGAGAGCGGCTGTTTGTCAGCTTATTTGCGGGAGAAGAAAGGCCGTTTGTCTCAGGATCTGATGCTGGGAATGTGCCTGGATGTCAGCGAGGGGATGGCTTACCTGGAGAGCTCCAACTTCATCCACAGAGATCTG GCTGCAAGGAACTGTCTTGTCACAAAAAACAATGAGGTGAAAGTGTCTGATTTTGGCATGACCAG GTTTGTTCTTGATGATCAATACACAAGCTCCCAAGGCTCCAAGTTCCCTGTCAAGTGGTCAGCTCCAGAGGTCATCAAATACTCAAAGTTCAGCAGCAAGTCTGACATCTGGTCATTTG GTGTACTCATGTGGGAGATTTACAACGAAGGACGTCTTCCCTACGAGAACCGGACGAACGCAGAGGTCGTGGAGTCCCTAAATGCAGGCTTGAGGCTCCTGAAGCCTCGTCTGGCCCCAAACGCTGTCTATTCGCTGATGGAGTGGTGCTGGAAGGAG AAACCAGAAGATCGTCCGTCCTTTGCTGTTCTCCTGCATGAACTGGCTGCCTTGTCTGACCTCTGA